Genomic window (Arachis hypogaea cultivar Tifrunner chromosome 13, arahy.Tifrunner.gnm2.J5K5, whole genome shotgun sequence):
TGAAGTTTGAACTTATcacttaaaaagtaaaataaaatatattttttatttttaaaatttgccaaaattttaaaaatatttaagttttatgaataaattaccatttgtacccataaaagatatAGAGTATAGATGCCGACAAATGtacccatataagaataaaataacaATTGTAATTACAGAAGATGGCTTATGTGTGTCAAAAGTATCCTAACAGACCAATTGCGTAACCAACGTCCGGGTACTTTTGGTACACGAAGGCCATCTTCCGTGGTTATAATTGTCGTTttatcttttatgggtacaaatggtaatttattctaagttttattttgtttcaaacgTTTTCGATTAGCATCaaatacccttttttttttaaccaaagatagAGATATTCGAACTCGCGACCTCTTAGTTGGTACGGAAAAACTAtactatttgagttataactcattggaaGTTATAGTATCAAATACTCTTGATAACTAAAAAAGTTGAAGATCAATTCATTAATAATACATAATAAATTGATAActatgtttaatttgtttgtgttAAAGGTCATTCTCGTAAAATTGTTACTGAAttgctctttaattttttttaaaaaaattagccgttaaaaatatatttgatataaataaaaaaaatttaaacaaaattaaaacaacgtaaaatttaagtatattttaaaactttttaacaaattttaaaaagaaaaaatttacttTACAAAAAGATATCTTAGTAAAAGACTACTTTacgttttctattttattttgttttttgacaATGACAACGTTAGCAATCTACTCGACTCACTTTTAATTCTtgaagtaattttttaaattaatttaatccaaatcaaatcaaataaaataactaaataattaattttgtattttatggaagatttttgtttttaaaaaaagggATCTTTCTTGAATGAATATCCAATTAGTGAGACTATGAGAGATGAGATCAGAAACAGAAGGGACACACATAATACTTCACTCTCACCTATAAATTGAATGGAAACTCCTCTCAGTATCTCCCCCTCCgtctctcttccttttcttcacaAAACATAATACTAAAACAGATGGATCGACCCGGATTCGTAATTAAGCCCATCCAAGTCCAACCCACGGCCCAATCACTGGCCTCCCTCGTCGACTCAACCCGCACCCTCGCCCGCCCACCAATCTCCAATTTCCGGGTCGCCGCCGTAGGACTCGGATCCTCCGGTCGCATCTACGTCGGTGTGAATCTCGAATTCCCCGGCCTCCCCCTCCACCACTCCGTTCACGCCGAACAATTCCTCGTAACCAACCTCCTCCTCAACGGCGAGACCTCCCTCACCTCCTTCGCCGTCTCCGCCGCACCCTGTGGCCACTGCCGCCAGTTCCTCCAGGAGCTCCGCGACTCAGAGAACATCCAAATCCTCATAATCTCCGACAACAATGACCAATTCACCCCCCTCTCCGACTTCCTCCCACACCGTTTCGGTCCCCTCGATCTCTTCCCCGAAGGTTCTCCTTTTCTCTTGGAGCCCCGAAACAACGGGTTGAAGCTCACAGCCCGAACCCGAATGAATCGCGATGATGAAGATGAGAATTTGAGATCCAATAATGGTGTTGTTTGCAATGGACACGGTACGGTCGTTGatgatgagaagttaaagatTGCGGCTTTGGAGGCTGCGAATGCGTCGCATGCACCTTACAGTGGGTCCCCTTCAGGGGTGGCTCTGGTGGATTGCGGCGGGAAGGTTTATAAGGGATCTTACATGGAATCGGCGGCGTTTAACCCGAGCTTAGGGCCCGTACAGGCGGCAGTGGTGGCGTTTGTGGCGGGTGGCGGTGGTGGGTATGATGAGATCGTGGGGGCAGTGCTGGTGGAGAAAGAGGGTGCTCCGGTGAGGCAGGAAGAGACGGCGAGGTTGTTGATGCGTTCCATTTCAGCCACGTGCAGCTTCCAAGCATTGCTTTGCTGTTCCGATTCCAATGATGTTTGACAATTGGCATGGTTTTCAGATTCAGATTGTGAttattgttgttggtttctgaTTGATCATGGTGCTCATTCATGCATATGAGTCCATGACTCATGAATGGATGGTGTATAATCATTACCATTTCTTTTGTGGTTCAAATTCTTGTTATATTATATTGTTATAATGAAACAGTACTGAAAACTCTTTTTATTATGTATATTTGTTTTCTTCTGGTAATGCACTAAAAATTGGAAATCTTACGTGGATTACTTTCCTTTCTTCTGTTAAACaccctctgttgttgttgttgttgttgattactTAAGAGTTATTCTAGTATATCTATTATCTATGCTGTGGTGAGACTGGTGACTAATTGGCTATACTCGTTAtgacttttaaaaaaatgttgctaaaaaatattattaaaatataaaaaaatataactttaattttatcattttataatCACTATAATAAATATAGGCATATTAGAATTCGCCTACTTAAAATTGTCTTTATATAAAAGTAAAATGACTACTTTTATTAAATTGtttttagataatattttaaattgttaatgatttaatatatttatttatttatttatttttaccaaagataggaggagactcgaactcgcaacctcttaattgaatatggggagactatgccatttaagctattactcattggcaaatttggaaagataggagattcgaacccgcaacctcttcgTTGAGTATGAGAagtctatgccatttgaactattactcattggcgatttaatatatttattgaatatgtttaattgaataatttaataatttgtaatattatttttgcataaaaatatttttataaaaaataattaattatctaaaaataataatttagtcaaatatattaaattatttaataattttcacaTATTATCTCGTTCATAGGAGGACAATTTCATGTGATTGATAAGTTTTTGTTTAATGGAGAAAAAGAAACTTTATATATGTTGGAGTTGAGTTTTACCTCGCATATAccttaaatttattttgaaagtCAAATTGGGAGGGGaaagtataaaatacatacataaagGGAAGGAAGCATCATGATGCTTTGGCTATATTTTGTGCATGTGCCATTCGTAATTACGCAGTTAAGTAGTGGATGGAGTACACAAGTACATTGatctttcttattttaataaattatttcttCCATAATACGGTGAATGAAGAAGCATGATGAGTCAAAGATGCACTGGATTGTCCAAACTCACCCTAACAATGATGCAGTCGGAAAACGGAAATGGATCCTCtctattatttttaatacttcagAGAATaaaatgtgtttttttatttttaattctataagtgtgacaaaaaaattaataaaacataataaaaaataaaattaaatattaaatatcatctaattttttttattggagaGAATCTATTCCCTAGCTAAGGCCTAAGACAAACCCACAAAACACCAAATCTAATTATTCTTGTTAAGGGCACCTACTTTTGTCCTTATTTAACAAAATGGACTTCTAGGTCACAAATCTCTTCATCAATCATCATAAGTAATAAACTTCACAAGGATACCTACTTTTGTCCTTACAAAAAATAAGGTAGAAATTTATATGTAATtatctatttataaaatttttagtcgagaattattaaatttaatatatatataattaaattattatttaataatttttaaatatcattcatGTGAAGATAAATACACATGAATCTTCATAAATAAATAATCGtacgaaagaaaaaaaagttggaAGAGAGGAGGGAAGTGGGGTTAGGTAAGTAAGTTTAATCCTTTCAAAGTTTCAATGAACATGTTTGTCAAATTATACTTTGTGCAAGTTGAAGCACTTGATTTCACAAATGATTGTCACCATGAAAATTTTGTTGGATAAGAAGTTATATAAATGCTTGACATCAAtaaatttgaatattaataaAGTAAATAACAAATTCGACTTTGAATTAAAGCCACATTAAATTTATAACTATAATATGTACATATTTCCTCgcttttaataaatttttgttgGGCAGAACCTTTAATCACTTTGTAAACAACTTTGTAATttaagattattttaaaaaagactTCATGTATCTGCATTActttttttgtgtatattttgttcgtataaactttatttttaataatatgaaaCACAAACATTTATCTCCTTTCACttgttatattataaataattttaaaaccaaaacaaaaactGTATACAACGCACACGCAGCATAACTACATATATAGTTCATTTACCCATATCACACAAAACATATCAAATATATTAATggaaactaccatttgtacccataaatttTGCGAACATTGGCAAAAGTACCcatcaaacaaaaaaaactaaCGTTGTATCCATGAAAGATGGGTTTCGTGTGACAATAGTACCCAAACTGTGATTTTTcgttgaatttttaataaaatttttaaattaccctttttatcttctttcctaaattccaaatttcacaaccctCATCCTTCGTCTCTACCACGGCCAGTCACCATTCCCTCAAAACCTAAGCACCTGATGTCTTCCTCCAACATTTATCCTCAACCTCCATCTCTCTTTATTCCAATCCTAATTTGTTCTCTAAATTTAAATCCAAATCAACTTTAACATCATTATCCTTGTTGTTTCTTTCTTCTACGGATGCAACAACAACACTAAGAAAGCACACCCTTGTCAAACTCTTCAACCtctttgataaacccatatttcatgagttcttttgtgcttaatttgagtgatttatacaatccttcacccacttattcacattaattacaagattttactttcccttccttattatgtcatattgtgaaaaacatgtttcctaagctttaaaaattaattattttaattacctttatttccattcgacgccgtgatcagtgtgttgagtagtttcagattttctaaggcagaatgacttaaaggatggaaaaggaaacatactaaaatggaaggagaaagcaaaacggagctttaaggaaactagtatccacgcgatcgcacggacgacgcaatcgcgtgccaagcacgaatcagcagcgacgcggccgcatgactgacgcgaccgcgcgccttaagcagaacgcatatgacgcggtcgcatgactgacgcgaccgcgtggcaaggaaaagctccaaatgacgcgaccgcgtgacccacgcatcagaatttacagaatgcgcccccagcgaattctgaagccctttttggcccagatccaagtacagacagcatagaccagaggttataaagtgtgggaatgcacccattcaaagagagctcgcatattttacctttcaatgatttagatttagttgagagggagatcttctctctctctcttttaggatttaggatttcttcttgttttaagagtaactctggatcccaggtttaatgttcttttaatttagttttacttttatttatttattccaacatttgaattaattattataatttgatttaagaattcttccatgttacagactgttatttgaattaatgataattgaggtattttcagtttatgattgttttctttgatttaagttaccattgcttcccatctaaggataattttattattccagcaattttactttttccccttttggttctggttaagaattcagtaactcaacagttattaaactcaacataattgataatcgttatcttgctaattgagatGAACttgagtaatcccaaccttttcttaggaaataaataggattcaaaggtcaatttaattagtcccttgactttcccttgccctagtacaggttgatcaagtggagtttagattcaactttcattatagttgagagagataactacgttggacctccaacttctcttaccttgccaaaagtctgctttatagtatttatttattttaattgccatttacttcacttgtcatttaaattacttgcttctcatcttctaaaccccgattacaacctttatagccaataataagaacatactgcctcgcagttccttgagaagacgacccgaggtttgaatactcggttaacaatttctaaaggggtttgttacttgtgacacccaaaacgtttgtacgaaggaatttttgtcggtttagagactatatctacaacgcaactgttttcatgaatctctttactggtaaaaatcctctcgtcaaaatggcgccgttgccgggaaactgctaacgtgtgccttattattggttattgtaaatatttttcttttgcttgtttatttatttttgtttttcttttttatctttatttgctgctatgaactctcacccctctcactttgagtttggttctaatgttgttaagGGAAATAggagttacagcaggaatgtgtaccaaggtcagaccaatcaaggatggatggaaccaagaggatctaatcaacccttttggcagcaacaccctccgagatatcctggacaaagaccattctacagtgcatacccagctggaagacatggtggacaaccttgtaactaccaacaagccccacctcgTACATATAAACcaccctttcaacataaccttgaaccaccacactcacaagcttctcttcaccattcgccaccatatgatccatccttaccccaataccaatccaatcgcccccaatcaccaccactttcctttgtagcatgtccaagtccagcaacccgagaagcagaggatcgcctaagggaaacagtaattaaatttcaaacaacaattaaacaactggagcaagcaatgattcaatgggcttctaggcgctcaaatatacaaggatcaaccacagctccatgtggacagcccaatgaagagcgtagcatgaaggagatgccagaaactccagtagacaagatagagaatgaatttgtactgaaacaattagaagaagctgtctttgttcaagaagaagagttggttgaagacctaggagatgctaaacttccatgggaatccagaattgaggaaaactccgtccagaatgctacagttgatgctaaggaggatactgtacaatctccaaggcaagtcatttatgaagaatcagacggaataatccaagaagcaatttcCCTTGATGATAATgctcacaagtctagctctcttggtgatgaacttgcatccgcaagtgaattctctgagatagaagaatcttccccaagtgaatatgaagatgatgcagaggtagatttctctcaacctccaatctatgactcaagtgatgaggaagatatagaagactttgaccaggacacagatacaattgaagatctttgcaaagaagtggaggaattcacagaagagcacaagaaaacggaacttgcagaaccaccaaaaacacctatcccaaggccattaccacctaatacaagcttcaagtgggtacaatccttaacttataactttacttattcacttgaatatggtttgcttgaaacagatggccagcttagagctctctgcggctttaagagtaagagggaaatggctcgtactcagagctggtgtacaaggttcaataaggttccacgcttcacttcgaagtacacggattggtatcatgctcaatcacatggatcacggaaaacgtttggtcaccaaggtgagattctactttttaacccgcccgaatggagacatgtagatgaagacggaggcggatttaaaagcaaggcttggaatcctggagtttattctgacatttgtcatcccGGGAGCCTAACAATATATTTAAAGCTGTTTGGAAGCTTTgcgtgcttagtttgggaccccggaggctattggcattccaagcactggtggagatttttggacgaatttaaacataagccaccataacaggatacccctccaatgtccaacttaaggactttaactaaaagtgctaggtgggagacaacccatcatggtatggtcgcttgtttttcaatttattttttttaattgctttcatttttcctttttcattttaatttattaaacctggaatcatgcatagtattcatgttaatcattgcattctacatttttcatgcataaaaaaaaggggtgcacgacgcgaccgcatgccccatgcgatcgcgtcatatcgcggaaaacaccacccgcgcgaccgcgtgacccacgcggacgcgtgatatatatatcggcgtaaggatccaacgaacagaaagttaggctggaatcgtgcgatccctgtgcgtttcgcacaaattggcccacgcgatcgcatgccccatgcgatcgcgtcacttgcacaataccaatcccacgcgaccgcgtgagcgacgcgatcgcgtcgcatggattgcacatcaccccaaaaggagacagagagttgcgctaaaacggcgctggagtcgtgcgtttagcacaaattccagtgacgcgatcgcgcgacccacacgatcgcgtcatccttcttttcccccctctcatgcgatcgcgcaccccacgcgatcgcgtcactcccattttcaccccaaccacgcggccgcgtgccccacgcggccgcgtggattcgaaaatataaccccccagcccgcgAATCCTATCAGTCGCGAGCTCCctcccacccccaaccctcttctccctctctgccccctctccctccaaccaccacccagcaccacccagctgccaccgccggccacccagaCGCCGTCACCACCCCGGACGCCGCCGCCGCAACCCCCTcccctcttcttctcccttcttcctctctcctcccctctccaccactgcctccgcgaccaccgccccccaccgccggccacccagccgcgccccccctctatctccgccacccacccgcacCCCCCTTCTTCTATCACTAACCCAAAACCCTCGCTGCCACTGCCCCCATCAGCCGCCACCGCGACACCGTGCCCCGCCACCGCGCTGGATGCCGCCGCAACCACCTTCTTCCCCATTCCACCCCTCctgcctaccaggttccgcaaaacgcaacccccttttatccgttcgtcgttTTTCTGTACttttttccgtttctgttcatcattaagatagatagatatgcatgatgtagtggatttttaggttgttaggtagcttaggctctgGTTAGTGgttctaggtctgtttacttgcactgttcttgtttatgttttatcataactgcaattTTGCTGTTCTTGTGACCTCGTTCATATGTTGTGATTTCTTGgaattgctgcttgttactctaaattttcctgtttctattcaTTGCTGGTAACTGCAGCTAGTTTttaaattcatatgaactgctatgattgctgtttattttccgggataatccaattttagccggaatgctgcccaaattttaaaaaaatttttttttttcattcatgttttggtttggcatttctgaactctgttctactctgctttacccaaaccatttcatgaatgctatggcagactttcttgtCCTCttcgatttcctggttcataaactgcatttgtgattcactgattccaatttttgctttctttatttctattcgaatcagcatcaccctgttttccttgttcgattatgagtacttctattcttacctgtgaatccttgttatatggaatttttctatgccagttactttaacccgcactttactaactcactaattttatttactaatttctttttcaaattctaaccatattAACCTTTTtcatctcttttctgattattttcactttcctctaactttctaaccatggcatattgtttatttttttccatttaacatgaattcaatcatatttcatttactcatcttccttattctatttctcctttgccgctttgagtttcctttgtttaattgcctatttgctttcctattttatccatatcctggttttctatttttcaggatgtctgtctcacagaagaaaggaaaaggcaaagctactggcaagcgcaagagagaagattcctcccagtccatcattgctctaatgcatgattcttcatggcgggagaagaacttcacccagcaggaaaaagctgaccagctgctccctgcgaatgatcctataaaatttgcaaaccggtactgtgagttgaagtacccggcttttgcaaactctagaaatctatacctggaacgaactctgaagattccagaagccctccagcagtacaccactgagcaaattaagcaaaggggctggttctttctggagagaacactgacagaggtcaattcatcttgggtacggaaattctattgcaactactatatcactaccctagatgcagtgaacctgagaggaaaaaaATTCTGATCACTgaggaggccttagaggacattctccggctctcagccaagtccgatcagcctgatggttattcaaaggctgaggaggacatgcgccagatgaagtttgattgggatgccgtgaaggcgcggatagctctcgacccgacagttccttgggagatgggtcaggacactaccatgcctagagggatcaagagagcatacttgaacgatgaggctcggttatggcatcagatcttgagtaattatgtgatgccgagtactcacgagacgaagatcccggctgctatgatcaccctcctttggtgtgtgctggagggtaaggacctttatctgccacgtttcattcggcactatatggccagggtccacgtcgaggcaccctcccctttccatatctagttacacagcttggccgttgagttgacgtgccatgggaggatgccgatgagagaccaccagcggcggattgcaggaagatcattccgtaCAGCCGGAACTTCTTAGCCCTGGGTCACAGACTAGCaccattcactgctactgatgagtcaGCCCCACAGTCTACTGGACCCTCTTCCTCtactgctgcaccacctacccctactaccaccactgcacctccacctgccataGAGtccgtctatcatctggtgcaccgcttgttccgACAACTTGActagatggagcgtcgcaacaaacggcgctatgagcacctaaagctgatgatacgatccggcaACATttcctccgagcccgacacaccatccgaggcatctgaggaggaggcggatgcgcccgaggcagagacccatccccaggaggcagcacctgccgcaccacaggcagcggtcccacaccagattgaggctgcggatcttgagatctcaatccagtcagcacctcctccacagcagccagaccctcatcccaccaccaccactgagacccccgctaccatccctcccagtgatgacactccttcacacccggcttgattgagcatcgaggacgatgctttcttttaagtgtggggaggtcgccatctctggcgtttattttggtgaaccactacatactttttcttttattttggatatttttctgtatttttctttttattgttattttccgagtacttatacattgcttttatgtatttttactctattttctgcattttgcatctttagttcatattttagccatttagtttattttagttatttagtttagtttgtaattctgatttattagtggattaattagtatagtttaccctttttagcataagatagtatagtttaaattgaaaaatataaaaaagaagtaagctaggaaattgaacatatcagatttaaatccacgaaacttgtatatagcattacatgatgtagttaagctgacaacatttcatcaaggaggaacattaaaactttaaaagccaccctaaataatttttttatgagaataatgggaatttttaactaaacctgcatacaatatataaatgatatatgatgtttgagttagagaacacacagcctgtgagtcttgagcttaaattgtatggttgcattcaaaccataatttcatttctgtgtgttacatttctttttattctgatgttctttcctttgctttaatctatatgtccaattatagaatatagaatagatacataccaagagaatgattgaggccatcatttgattttagctcactcaccccaaattagcctactttttacatcacccttgttagcccccttgagccttttaaaacccctttattctatttagccaaattactagccttaagcaaaaaaacaaaagaaaaccccaagtgaatccttggttagcttaagataggaaattataaatagagttaaatgtaggaaaccttttgggaacatggatgatagaaacaaaaaggtaagagaagttaaaagaaataaaataaatttgggaagcatgttcatgaaaaaaaaaatctaagtaattcaattaccatgtgtaaaaaaaagagttatttttcagcatttaataaaatgGGATCCAAAAGAAAtttcccaatgcaaaataaaagcaatgcacatggaatagaaaaagcaaaaaaagtgaaacatgagcatgtaacaataagtggaaaatataggaaaataggtaaagagattttgttttactaaatatgtatgttaggtgaaatcttagtctaattaaggattcacttattagctcacttaaccctatacataaatccttacatttaccttggccccattacaaccttaattaagacctcatgactttttggtatgactttattctataattgttgattggttagatgaagaacaaagccatagaaattaagaataaaaagaaaaatagagtgaataaacccaagaaacactgagtgactagagagtaaacacaaaatccagtgagggttcaataactcatcaacatatatctgtgcttaaatttactaattgttttgcaagtttgtacaatgttttctttcccatctcatttgctaaaatacTTTATTacttaagggttggctatatatatacataactcctTGAGAATATGAATTAACttggctacatgtaagctttatatatgagtgaataaa
Coding sequences:
- the LOC112732362 gene encoding cytidine deaminase 1 codes for the protein MDRPGFVIKPIQVQPTAQSLASLVDSTRTLARPPISNFRVAAVGLGSSGRIYVGVNLEFPGLPLHHSVHAEQFLVTNLLLNGETSLTSFAVSAAPCGHCRQFLQELRDSENIQILIISDNNDQFTPLSDFLPHRFGPLDLFPEGSPFLLEPRNNGLKLTARTRMNRDDEDENLRSNNGVVCNGHGTVVDDEKLKIAALEAANASHAPYSGSPSGVALVDCGGKVYKGSYMESAAFNPSLGPVQAAVVAFVAGGGGGYDEIVGAVLVEKEGAPVRQEETARLLMRSISATCSFQALLCCSDSNDV